One genomic region from Anabaena sp. PCC 7108 encodes:
- a CDS encoding MFS transporter, translating into MNTSKSQPSILWVQVWVLAGLQAAITLTWLVYNTYLPQLLTQFGFPPSLAVGILVVENALAVVMEPLMGGLSDQARLKLGSRFPFISVGVILASTLLIAIPCIVTFIPPTEVIRGILPLALVAWALAMTVFRSPAMCLLTIYAMPAELPLAFSFVTLAGGVVGAFRGIANQFILSLGAIFAFAIASFVLLAAAFALRFVQPPAIPTAQQNLETPKIPFKNLGLILVTGFSVGWGSRLLIDALSKTLKTQLNTNDITTIMVWFGLALAVAALPAGFCAVKLGNRRVMLAGVGITVCSILAMIYLRAQIPIIFFIITGFSLIVNGVIPFALELMPQRWAGLGIGMYFGGFSLAMSLFGVFFPPGMTAVASGFRGAVAFLVAGGCIFLTQSKQGEIIRNS; encoded by the coding sequence ATGAATACCTCAAAATCTCAACCAAGTATTTTATGGGTACAAGTTTGGGTTTTAGCAGGGTTACAGGCAGCAATTACCCTCACTTGGTTGGTTTATAATACTTATCTACCCCAACTTTTGACTCAATTTGGTTTTCCGCCATCTTTAGCAGTTGGTATATTAGTTGTAGAAAATGCCTTGGCTGTGGTGATGGAACCACTGATGGGGGGACTTTCAGATCAAGCTAGACTAAAATTAGGAAGTCGCTTTCCTTTCATTTCGGTAGGTGTAATTCTCGCTTCAACTTTATTGATTGCTATCCCCTGTATTGTAACTTTCATCCCACCAACTGAGGTGATACGGGGAATTTTACCCTTAGCTTTGGTAGCTTGGGCTTTAGCAATGACTGTTTTTCGTTCTCCCGCAATGTGCTTATTAACAATATATGCTATGCCGGCTGAGTTGCCTTTAGCATTCAGTTTTGTGACTTTAGCGGGAGGAGTAGTTGGTGCTTTTCGGGGAATTGCAAATCAGTTTATTCTTAGTTTAGGTGCAATTTTTGCTTTTGCGATCGCTTCCTTTGTTCTTCTTGCTGCTGCATTTGCGTTACGCTTTGTCCAACCCCCAGCAATACCAACAGCACAACAAAACCTAGAAACACCCAAAATACCTTTCAAAAACTTAGGTTTAATCCTAGTTACCGGTTTTTCTGTCGGTTGGGGTTCCCGGTTACTCATTGATGCTTTAAGCAAAACCCTGAAAACTCAACTTAATACTAATGATATAACTACAATCATGGTTTGGTTTGGATTAGCTCTCGCTGTTGCTGCCTTACCCGCAGGTTTCTGTGCAGTCAAGCTGGGAAATCGTCGAGTTATGCTCGCAGGTGTCGGTATAACTGTTTGCTCAATTCTGGCAATGATATATCTGCGCGCACAGATTCCCATTATATTTTTTATAATAACTGGATTTAGTTTAATTGTCAATGGGGTAATTCCCTTTGCTTTGGAGTTAATGCCTCAGCGCTGGGCTGGGTTAGGAATTGGGATGTATTTTGGGGGATTTTCCTTGGCAATGAGTTTATTTGGTGTATTTTTTCCGCCAGGGATGACAGCTGTAGCCAGTGGATTTAGAGGTGCGGTGGCGTTTTTGGTGGCAGGTGGGTGTATTTTTTTAACGCAGAGCAAACAGGGGGAAATAATTCGTAATTCGTAA